A genomic window from Nematostella vectensis chromosome 9, jaNemVect1.1, whole genome shotgun sequence includes:
- the LOC5511014 gene encoding leucine-rich repeat-containing protein 74B isoform X3, with the protein MKGKAVSHTNLLIHLNRVLKKYEDEKKVMNEDEESTALQADDLQEKIYRLDRADRDTEVQEACQVLDLDSKEEFFRRCENLGIPPFAMTYFLDNMARYVTELVMRNLGIAPEGAAAVAEILAGNSSVRVLDLSVNGIQNKGAFAVAQLLEHNQWITDLNISENNLSKSGLDSIGNMLILNNTLTCLDVSRNSFTCDDIHFLTNVLQTADALLFLDLRHNAFKEKAGLYLGEMVKKNTSLRELYIGWNHFGDEGAKHLCAGLQENRSLEILDICWNEIGRDGAGYIAEFIENNGRLVELNLDNNHITDHGLRSIARGLEVNETLRLLKVGFNLITSSGACKILECLCLNPHSALETLHLAEVEVTSAFEDLFWRVKVKKPLFRVLEMSSPGGDHYHFQKPPSALAMLDDYLQRNGFSNETDEQTS; encoded by the exons ATGAAG GGAAAAGCCGTGTCTCATACGAACCTCTTGATTCACCTGAACCGCGTGTTAAAAAAGTACGAGGATGAGAAGAAAGTCATGAATGAAGACGAGGAGTCAACAGCCTTGCAAGCGGATGACCTACAGGAGAAGATCTACCGCCTCGACAGAGCCGACCGAGACACGGAGGTTCAAGAAGCATGTCAAGTTCTTGATTTAGACTCTAAGGAGGAGTTTTTCAGGAGATGCGAGAATTTGGGAATTCCGCCATTCGCGATGACGTATTTTTTAGACAACATGGCGCGTTATGTCACTGAGCTGGTTATGAGAAATCTAGGGATAGCTCCTGAAGGCGCGGCTGCTGTGGCGGAgattttggcgggaaattcGAGTGTGCGCGTGCTTGATTTGTCAGTGAATGGAATCCAAAACAAAGGAGCATTTGCTGTGGCGCAATTACTGGAGCACAATCAATGGATCACGGACCTCAACATCTCTGAGAATAATCTCTCTAAATCAGGCCTCGACTCAATAGGAAACATGCTTATTTTGAATAACACTTTGACTTGTCTGGATGTTTCTAGAAATAGTTTCACGTGTGACGACATTCATTTCCTTACGAACGTTTTACAGACTGCGGACGCTCTACTTTTTTTAGACTTGCGCCATAATGCCTTCAAGGAAAAGGCAGGGCTGTACTTAGGCGAAATGGTCAAGAAAAATACCTCGTTGCGTGAACTGTACATAGGATGGAACCACTTTGGTGACGAGGGCGCCAAGCACTTATGCGCGGGTTTACAAGAAAATCGTTCGCTAGAAATACTTGATATCTGCTGGAATGAAATCGGTCGTGATGGTGCTGGCTACATTGCAGAATTCATAGAAAATAACGGCAGATTGGTCGAGTTAAATCTCGATAACAACCACATCACTGATCATGGTTTGCGCAGCATCGCGAGGGGGCTCGAAGTTAACGAAACACTGAGGCTTCTAAAAGTGGGCTTCAATTTGATAACCTCTAGTGGAGCTTGCAAGATTCTAGAGTGTCTTTGCTTAAATCCTCATTCAGCCCTTGAGACCTTGCACCTAGCGGAGGTTGAAGTGACGTCTGCTTTTGAGGACTTGTTTTGGCGGGTGAAGGTTAAGAAGCCTTTGTTCCGCGTACTTGAGATGAGCTCGCCCGGTGGCGATCATTACCACTTTCAGAAGCCTCCAAGTGCACTTGCGATGTTGGATGACTATCTACAGCGGAACGGGTTTAGCAACGAGACAGATGAGCAAACTTCTTGA
- the LOC5511014 gene encoding leucine-rich repeat-containing protein 74B isoform X2: MKPTGRSPRRPGPKLVSQARGKAVSHTNLLIHLNRVLKKYEDEKKVMNEDEESTALQADDLQEKIYRLDRADRDTEVQEACQVLDLDSKEEFFRRCENLGIPPFAMTYFLDNMARYVTELVMRNLGIAPEGAAAVAEILAGNSSVRVLDLSVNGIQNKGAFAVAQLLEHNQWITDLNISENNLSKSGLDSIGNMLILNNTLTCLDVSRNSFTCDDIHFLTNVLQTADALLFLDLRHNAFKEKAGLYLGEMVKKNTSLRELYIGWNHFGDEGAKHLCAGLQENRSLEILDICWNEIGRDGAGYIAEFIENNGRLVELNLDNNHITDHGLRSIARGLEVNETLRLLKVGFNLITSSGACKILECLCLNPHSALETLHLAEVEVTSAFEDLFWRVKVKKPLFRVLEMSSPGGDHYHFQKPPSALAMLDDYLQRNGFSNETDEQTS, translated from the exons ATGAAG CCAACTGGAAGATCGCCGAGAAGGCCTGGACCGAAGCTAGTGTCACAAGCTCGG GGAAAAGCCGTGTCTCATACGAACCTCTTGATTCACCTGAACCGCGTGTTAAAAAAGTACGAGGATGAGAAGAAAGTCATGAATGAAGACGAGGAGTCAACAGCCTTGCAAGCGGATGACCTACAGGAGAAGATCTACCGCCTCGACAGAGCCGACCGAGACACGGAGGTTCAAGAAGCATGTCAAGTTCTTGATTTAGACTCTAAGGAGGAGTTTTTCAGGAGATGCGAGAATTTGGGAATTCCGCCATTCGCGATGACGTATTTTTTAGACAACATGGCGCGTTATGTCACTGAGCTGGTTATGAGAAATCTAGGGATAGCTCCTGAAGGCGCGGCTGCTGTGGCGGAgattttggcgggaaattcGAGTGTGCGCGTGCTTGATTTGTCAGTGAATGGAATCCAAAACAAAGGAGCATTTGCTGTGGCGCAATTACTGGAGCACAATCAATGGATCACGGACCTCAACATCTCTGAGAATAATCTCTCTAAATCAGGCCTCGACTCAATAGGAAACATGCTTATTTTGAATAACACTTTGACTTGTCTGGATGTTTCTAGAAATAGTTTCACGTGTGACGACATTCATTTCCTTACGAACGTTTTACAGACTGCGGACGCTCTACTTTTTTTAGACTTGCGCCATAATGCCTTCAAGGAAAAGGCAGGGCTGTACTTAGGCGAAATGGTCAAGAAAAATACCTCGTTGCGTGAACTGTACATAGGATGGAACCACTTTGGTGACGAGGGCGCCAAGCACTTATGCGCGGGTTTACAAGAAAATCGTTCGCTAGAAATACTTGATATCTGCTGGAATGAAATCGGTCGTGATGGTGCTGGCTACATTGCAGAATTCATAGAAAATAACGGCAGATTGGTCGAGTTAAATCTCGATAACAACCACATCACTGATCATGGTTTGCGCAGCATCGCGAGGGGGCTCGAAGTTAACGAAACACTGAGGCTTCTAAAAGTGGGCTTCAATTTGATAACCTCTAGTGGAGCTTGCAAGATTCTAGAGTGTCTTTGCTTAAATCCTCATTCAGCCCTTGAGACCTTGCACCTAGCGGAGGTTGAAGTGACGTCTGCTTTTGAGGACTTGTTTTGGCGGGTGAAGGTTAAGAAGCCTTTGTTCCGCGTACTTGAGATGAGCTCGCCCGGTGGCGATCATTACCACTTTCAGAAGCCTCCAAGTGCACTTGCGATGTTGGATGACTATCTACAGCGGAACGGGTTTAGCAACGAGACAGATGAGCAAACTTCTTGA
- the LOC5511014 gene encoding leucine-rich repeat-containing protein 74B isoform X1 has protein sequence MPPAIPCHQNSSTLYSKKDGTGKPCVAARSDSRGKAVSHTNLLIHLNRVLKKYEDEKKVMNEDEESTALQADDLQEKIYRLDRADRDTEVQEACQVLDLDSKEEFFRRCENLGIPPFAMTYFLDNMARYVTELVMRNLGIAPEGAAAVAEILAGNSSVRVLDLSVNGIQNKGAFAVAQLLEHNQWITDLNISENNLSKSGLDSIGNMLILNNTLTCLDVSRNSFTCDDIHFLTNVLQTADALLFLDLRHNAFKEKAGLYLGEMVKKNTSLRELYIGWNHFGDEGAKHLCAGLQENRSLEILDICWNEIGRDGAGYIAEFIENNGRLVELNLDNNHITDHGLRSIARGLEVNETLRLLKVGFNLITSSGACKILECLCLNPHSALETLHLAEVEVTSAFEDLFWRVKVKKPLFRVLEMSSPGGDHYHFQKPPSALAMLDDYLQRNGFSNETDEQTS, from the exons ATGCCACCCGCAATTCCCTGTCACCAGAACTCATCTACCCTCTATTCCAAAAAAGATGGCACTGGGAAACCATGTGTCGCAGCCCGCAGTGATTCACGG GGAAAAGCCGTGTCTCATACGAACCTCTTGATTCACCTGAACCGCGTGTTAAAAAAGTACGAGGATGAGAAGAAAGTCATGAATGAAGACGAGGAGTCAACAGCCTTGCAAGCGGATGACCTACAGGAGAAGATCTACCGCCTCGACAGAGCCGACCGAGACACGGAGGTTCAAGAAGCATGTCAAGTTCTTGATTTAGACTCTAAGGAGGAGTTTTTCAGGAGATGCGAGAATTTGGGAATTCCGCCATTCGCGATGACGTATTTTTTAGACAACATGGCGCGTTATGTCACTGAGCTGGTTATGAGAAATCTAGGGATAGCTCCTGAAGGCGCGGCTGCTGTGGCGGAgattttggcgggaaattcGAGTGTGCGCGTGCTTGATTTGTCAGTGAATGGAATCCAAAACAAAGGAGCATTTGCTGTGGCGCAATTACTGGAGCACAATCAATGGATCACGGACCTCAACATCTCTGAGAATAATCTCTCTAAATCAGGCCTCGACTCAATAGGAAACATGCTTATTTTGAATAACACTTTGACTTGTCTGGATGTTTCTAGAAATAGTTTCACGTGTGACGACATTCATTTCCTTACGAACGTTTTACAGACTGCGGACGCTCTACTTTTTTTAGACTTGCGCCATAATGCCTTCAAGGAAAAGGCAGGGCTGTACTTAGGCGAAATGGTCAAGAAAAATACCTCGTTGCGTGAACTGTACATAGGATGGAACCACTTTGGTGACGAGGGCGCCAAGCACTTATGCGCGGGTTTACAAGAAAATCGTTCGCTAGAAATACTTGATATCTGCTGGAATGAAATCGGTCGTGATGGTGCTGGCTACATTGCAGAATTCATAGAAAATAACGGCAGATTGGTCGAGTTAAATCTCGATAACAACCACATCACTGATCATGGTTTGCGCAGCATCGCGAGGGGGCTCGAAGTTAACGAAACACTGAGGCTTCTAAAAGTGGGCTTCAATTTGATAACCTCTAGTGGAGCTTGCAAGATTCTAGAGTGTCTTTGCTTAAATCCTCATTCAGCCCTTGAGACCTTGCACCTAGCGGAGGTTGAAGTGACGTCTGCTTTTGAGGACTTGTTTTGGCGGGTGAAGGTTAAGAAGCCTTTGTTCCGCGTACTTGAGATGAGCTCGCCCGGTGGCGATCATTACCACTTTCAGAAGCCTCCAAGTGCACTTGCGATGTTGGATGACTATCTACAGCGGAACGGGTTTAGCAACGAGACAGATGAGCAAACTTCTTGA
- the LOC5511014 gene encoding leucine-rich repeat-containing protein 74A isoform X4, with amino-acid sequence MNEDEESTALQADDLQEKIYRLDRADRDTEVQEACQVLDLDSKEEFFRRCENLGIPPFAMTYFLDNMARYVTELVMRNLGIAPEGAAAVAEILAGNSSVRVLDLSVNGIQNKGAFAVAQLLEHNQWITDLNISENNLSKSGLDSIGNMLILNNTLTCLDVSRNSFTCDDIHFLTNVLQTADALLFLDLRHNAFKEKAGLYLGEMVKKNTSLRELYIGWNHFGDEGAKHLCAGLQENRSLEILDICWNEIGRDGAGYIAEFIENNGRLVELNLDNNHITDHGLRSIARGLEVNETLRLLKVGFNLITSSGACKILECLCLNPHSALETLHLAEVEVTSAFEDLFWRVKVKKPLFRVLEMSSPGGDHYHFQKPPSALAMLDDYLQRNGFSNETDEQTS; translated from the coding sequence ATGAATGAAGACGAGGAGTCAACAGCCTTGCAAGCGGATGACCTACAGGAGAAGATCTACCGCCTCGACAGAGCCGACCGAGACACGGAGGTTCAAGAAGCATGTCAAGTTCTTGATTTAGACTCTAAGGAGGAGTTTTTCAGGAGATGCGAGAATTTGGGAATTCCGCCATTCGCGATGACGTATTTTTTAGACAACATGGCGCGTTATGTCACTGAGCTGGTTATGAGAAATCTAGGGATAGCTCCTGAAGGCGCGGCTGCTGTGGCGGAgattttggcgggaaattcGAGTGTGCGCGTGCTTGATTTGTCAGTGAATGGAATCCAAAACAAAGGAGCATTTGCTGTGGCGCAATTACTGGAGCACAATCAATGGATCACGGACCTCAACATCTCTGAGAATAATCTCTCTAAATCAGGCCTCGACTCAATAGGAAACATGCTTATTTTGAATAACACTTTGACTTGTCTGGATGTTTCTAGAAATAGTTTCACGTGTGACGACATTCATTTCCTTACGAACGTTTTACAGACTGCGGACGCTCTACTTTTTTTAGACTTGCGCCATAATGCCTTCAAGGAAAAGGCAGGGCTGTACTTAGGCGAAATGGTCAAGAAAAATACCTCGTTGCGTGAACTGTACATAGGATGGAACCACTTTGGTGACGAGGGCGCCAAGCACTTATGCGCGGGTTTACAAGAAAATCGTTCGCTAGAAATACTTGATATCTGCTGGAATGAAATCGGTCGTGATGGTGCTGGCTACATTGCAGAATTCATAGAAAATAACGGCAGATTGGTCGAGTTAAATCTCGATAACAACCACATCACTGATCATGGTTTGCGCAGCATCGCGAGGGGGCTCGAAGTTAACGAAACACTGAGGCTTCTAAAAGTGGGCTTCAATTTGATAACCTCTAGTGGAGCTTGCAAGATTCTAGAGTGTCTTTGCTTAAATCCTCATTCAGCCCTTGAGACCTTGCACCTAGCGGAGGTTGAAGTGACGTCTGCTTTTGAGGACTTGTTTTGGCGGGTGAAGGTTAAGAAGCCTTTGTTCCGCGTACTTGAGATGAGCTCGCCCGGTGGCGATCATTACCACTTTCAGAAGCCTCCAAGTGCACTTGCGATGTTGGATGACTATCTACAGCGGAACGGGTTTAGCAACGAGACAGATGAGCAAACTTCTTGA